In the Bicyclus anynana chromosome 6, ilBicAnyn1.1, whole genome shotgun sequence genome, one interval contains:
- the LOC112043203 gene encoding glutamine-dependent NAD(+) synthetase, producing MGRKVVVAVCTLNQWALDFEGNLNRILQSIQEAKEMGALYRTGPELEICGYSCEDHFHEPDTFLHSWQVLAELLKSPTCKDILVDVGMPVQHRNVSYNCRVAFLNKNILLIRPKMLLCEDGNYRETRWFSGWTKDRQVEGYYLPRMITAITNQTTVPIGDAVISTRDTCIGFEICEELWNPQSRHIPMALDGVEIISNGSGSYMELRKAYVTVDLVKSATFKSGGAYLFSNLRGCDGQRIYFNGCSCVSVNGEVVSRGLQFALHDVEVITATIDLEDIRSYRTNIRSRSHLAASNVPFPRIAVDFALSDDEDIHLTISPPIEWKYLTPEEEIELGPACWLWDYLRRSGQGGFFLPLSGGVDSTSTACIVFSMCTQICEAVQKGESQVLYDVRKILCQSDYTPSDPMELCNRLLVTCYMASENSSQETKQRASQLASEIGSYHFPIVIDSAVSAVIGIFTTATGLVPKFRTKGGCPRQNLALQNIQARLRMVLSYLFAQLMLWVRGRPGGLLVLGSSNVDEALRGYMTKYDCSSADVNPIGGISKTDLKSFLQYAKSRFFLPSLSEILQAPPTAELEPLADGQITQTDEQDMGMTYAELSEFGRLRKMYHCGPFSMFEKLVHKWNNKCTPQEVAEKVKHFFRCYAINRHKMTVLTPSYHAESYSPDDNRFDHRPFLYRVHWNWQFKIIDDTVAQMGKDKRIKQGDATKPESPSGSSANISLNFNMRRDRKGVLI from the exons TGGGTCGCAAAGTAGTCGTGGCTGTATGTACACTAAATCAATGGGCGCTAGATTTCGAAGGAAACTTGAATAGAATTCTACAGTCAATTCAAGAAGCCAAGGAAATGGGAGCACTTTATAGAACGGGACCAGAATTGGAAATATG CGGATACAGTTGCGAAGATCATTTCCACGAACCCGACACATTCCTCCACAGCTGGCAAGTGCTAGCAGAACTGCTTAAATCACCGACATGCAAAGATATCCTCGTAGATGTCGGAATGCCAGTGCAACACAGAAATGTTTCTTACAATTGTCGCGTAGCTTTCCTCAATAAGAATATTCTTCTGATCAGACCAAAAATGTTGTTATGTGAAGATGGTAACTATAGGGAGACTCGATGGTTTTCTGGATGGACAAAG gaCCGTCAAGTAGAAGGTTATTATTTACCAAGAATGATTACGGCGATTACCAATCAGACGACAGTCCCGATAGGCGATGCAGTCATTTCTACTAGAGACACTTGTATTGGTTTCGAAATTTGTGAAGAGTTATGGAATCCGCAGAG tcGACACATCCCTATGGCACTCGATGGAGTAGAAATAATATCAAACGGGTCCGGCAGTTACATGGAACTGCGCAAAGCGTATGTCACCGTGGATTTGGTCAAAAGTGCAACATTCAAGAGCGGTGGCGCATATTTGTTCAGCAATTTGCGCGGTTGCGACGGACAGAGGATATATTTCAATGGTTGTTCATGTGTATCAGTGAATGGAGAGGTTGTTAGCCGTGGACTACAGTTTGCACTTCATGATGTT GAAGTGATAACCGCCACAATAGACTTAGAAGACATACGATCATATCGCACAAATATCCGTTCCAGAAGCCACTTGGCCGCCTCTAACGTGCCATTCCCTAGAATCGCTGTAGACTTTGCTCTGTCAGATGACGAAGACATACATCTCACTATAAGCCCACCCATAGAGTGGAAATATTTGACACCAGAAGAAGAAATTGAATTAG gtcCGGCGTGTTGGTTATGGGATTATCTACGTAGATCAGGGCAGGGTGGCTTTTTCCTTCCCCTCAGTGGGGGAGTGGACTCTACTAGCACTGCATGTATAGTTTTCTCCATGTGTACTCAAATATGTGAAGCTGTACAGAAAGGAG agAGTCAAGTTTTGTACGACGTTCGTAAGATACTGTGTCAATCGGACTACACCCCGTCCGACCCCATGGAGCTGTGCAATCGACTGCTGGTCACGTGTTACATGGCCTCAGAGAACTCTAGCCAGGAGACCAAACAGAGGGCCTCTCAG CTTGCGAGTGAAATTGGTAGTTATCACTTTCCTATAGTGATAGATTCAGCTGTGAGTGCCGTTATAGGTATATTCACCACCGCCACGGGATTGGTGCCGAAGTTCAGGACCAAGGGAGGCTGTCCGCGACAGAATCTGGCCTTGCAGAATATTCAG GCTCGTCTCCGAATGGTGCTATCGTATCTGTTCGCGCAGCTCATGCTGTGGGTGCGCGGTAGACCGGGCGGTCTACTAGTACTGGGGTCATCCAACGTGGACGAAGCGCTGAGAGGATACATGACCAAATACGATTGCTCCAGTGCAGATGTCAATCCCATTGGAGGCATCTCTAAGACGGATTTAAAGTCGTTCCTGCAGTACGCTAAAAGCCG GTTCTTCTTACCGTCCCTCTCTGAAATCCTCCAAGCGCCACCGACAGCGGAGTTGGAACCGCTGGCCGACGGTCAAATAACTCAGACCGATGAACAGGATATGGGCATGACGTACGCGGAACTGTCCGAGTTCGGCCGCCTGAGGAAGATGTACCACTGCGGACCGTTCAGCATGTTCGAGAAGCTAGTGCACAAGTGGAATAACAAGTGCACTCCGCAAGAg GTAGCGGAAAAGGTGAAACACTTCTTCCGCTGCTACGCCATCAACCGGCACAAGATGACCGTGCTGACGCCGTCGTACCACGCGGAGTCCTACAGTCCCGACGACAACCGGTTCGACCACCGGCCGTTCCTTTACCGCGTCCACTGGAACTGGCAGTTCAAAATCATCGATGACACT gtCGCCCAGATGGGTAAGGACAAACGCATCAAGCAAGGTGACGCCACCAAACCGGAATCCCCGTCAGGTTCGAGTGCGAACATAAGCTTGAACTTCAATATGCGAAGGGATAGAAAAGGCGTGCtcatttaa
- the LOC112056446 gene encoding uncharacterized protein LOC112056446 gives MNQLFCFLSILISFIIIVLVPSNALPADPVTDATKAAGNVTNDAKQGVNDTLKMAAAATENIPGPAAIIPQVLKTAADVIITTPIQVAEVVVDNFSKILSPASPASDKTAAAATKPNGIATTVADASKGFTSLLGLGLGFFG, from the exons ATGAATcaattattttgctttttatccattttaatttcatttatcatAATTGTGCTCGTACCGTCT AATGCACTACCTGCTGATCCGG TAACAGATGCCACTAAAGCAGCTGGAAACGTCACTAACGATGCGAAACAAGGAGTAAATG ATACATTAAAGATGGCTGCTGCCGCTACCGAAAATATTCCTGGACCAGCAGCTATTATACCGCAAGTGTTGAAAACTGCCGCAG atgtTATAATCACTACTCCAATTCAAGTCGCTGAAGTAGTGGTAGATAATTTTTCGAAGATTCTCA GTCCAGCTTCGCCAGCATCAGATAAAACTGCAGCAGCTG cTACTAAACCCAACGGCATTGCAACAACTGTTGCAGACGCCAGTAAAGGGTTTACCAGCCTTCTCGGACTCGGACTCGGATTTTTTG GTTAG